In Myripristis murdjan chromosome 9, fMyrMur1.1, whole genome shotgun sequence, the following proteins share a genomic window:
- the rsrc2 gene encoding arginine/serine-rich coiled-coil protein 2 isoform X2: MESSKSPRSSKHHHSRSRSRSRDRKRDRKHRRSRSRSKEARKRDSEKPSKSHKKLDDQHEQTERGKERLSAENGEERYRRKDRKPSRGRSYSRSHSRERRHHSRSRDKRRSRSRSRDRKRKARSRSGSRTKHRHRSRSRSKSRERKKRSEKVRRKSRSRSVSPVAFRGRNTAMDAQEALARRLERAKKLQEQKEKEMLEKQQQQQQEMAAVAAPLLCDTVAAAAAAAAATNPVLNVAALLASGTQVTPQIAMAAQMAALQAKTLAETGIAVPSYYNPSAVNPMKFAEQEKKRKMLWQGKKEGDKSQTAELWEKLNFGNKDQNVKFRKLMGIKADDDGEASKPLNDEGLKTLQQQEEMFRNLDVQYEMARSQTHTQRGMGLGFSSSFSRGMDAI, from the exons atggaGTCATCCAAATCTCCCAGAAGCTCCAAACACCACCATTCACGGTCAAGGTCGCGCTCCAGGGACCGAAAAC GTGACAGAAAGCACAGGCGAAGTCGCAGCAGGAGCAAAGAG GCACGAAAGAGGGACTCTGAGAAGCCATCAAAATCTCACAAAAAACTGGATGACCAGCACGAGCAGACCGAGCGGGGGAAGGAGAGGCTTTCAGCAGAGAACGGGGAGGAGCGATATCGACGCAAAGACAGGAAGCCCTCGAGGGGTCGGAGCTACTCCAGATCACACTCAAGGGAGAG GCGGCATCACAGTAGAAGTAGGGACAAACGGCGATCACGATCACGCAGCCgggacagaaagaggaaggcGAGGTCTCGCTCAGGCTCAAGAACCAAACATCGGCATCGGAGCAGAAGCCGCAGTAAGAGCAG GGAGCGAAAGAAGAGGAGCGAGAAAGTGCGCAGAAAGAGTCGAAGCCGATCTGTCAGTCCAGTTGCCTTCCGGGGCAGAAACACAGCTATGGATGCTCAAGAGGCCCTGGCCAGAAG ATTGGAAAGGGCCAAGAAGCTGCAGGAGcagaaggaaaaggaaatgttggagaaacagcagcagcaacagcaggagaTGGCTGCAG tTGCTGCCCCTCTGCTGTGTGAtacagttgctgctgctgcagcggcAGCTGCTGCCACCAACCCTGTCCTCAACGTGGCAGCCCTTCTGGCCTCTGGGACGCAGGTCACCCCACAGATTGCCATGGCAGCGCAGATGGCAGCTTTACAAGCCAAAACCTTAGCAGAAACTGGAATTGCCGTGCCCAGCTACTATAATCCCTCCGCTGTCAACCCCATGAAGTTTGCAgagcaggagaaaaagaggaagatgcTATGGCAGGGGAAGAAGGAAGGG GACAAGTCCCAAACAGCTGAATTGTGGGAAAAACTAAACTTTGGAAACAAGGACCAAAACGTCAAATTTCGCAAATTAATGGGTATTAAA GCAGATGATGATGGCGAAGCTTCAAAACCACTAAACGATGAAGGCTTGAAGACTcttcagcagcaggaggagatgTTTAGGAACCTTGACGTTCAGTATGAGATGGCCaggtcacagacacacacgcagaggGGAATGGGCCTTGGCTTCTCGTCCTCATTCTCACGCGGAATGGATGCCATCTAG
- the rsrc2 gene encoding arginine/serine-rich coiled-coil protein 2 isoform X1, with the protein MSASDDDSVDFNRAGSPVHHRKKHSMESSKSPRSSKHHHSRSRSRSRDRKRDRKHRRSRSRSKEARKRDSEKPSKSHKKLDDQHEQTERGKERLSAENGEERYRRKDRKPSRGRSYSRSHSRERRHHSRSRDKRRSRSRSRDRKRKARSRSGSRTKHRHRSRSRSKSRERKKRSEKVRRKSRSRSVSPVAFRGRNTAMDAQEALARRLERAKKLQEQKEKEMLEKQQQQQQEMAAVAAPLLCDTVAAAAAAAAATNPVLNVAALLASGTQVTPQIAMAAQMAALQAKTLAETGIAVPSYYNPSAVNPMKFAEQEKKRKMLWQGKKEGDKSQTAELWEKLNFGNKDQNVKFRKLMGIKADDDGEASKPLNDEGLKTLQQQEEMFRNLDVQYEMARSQTHTQRGMGLGFSSSFSRGMDAI; encoded by the exons ATGTCG GCGAGTGACGACGACTCCGTTGACTTCAACAGAGCAGGCTCCCCGGttcaccacagaaaaaaacacagcatggaGTCATCCAAATCTCCCAGAAGCTCCAAACACCACCATTCACGGTCAAGGTCGCGCTCCAGGGACCGAAAAC GTGACAGAAAGCACAGGCGAAGTCGCAGCAGGAGCAAAGAG GCACGAAAGAGGGACTCTGAGAAGCCATCAAAATCTCACAAAAAACTGGATGACCAGCACGAGCAGACCGAGCGGGGGAAGGAGAGGCTTTCAGCAGAGAACGGGGAGGAGCGATATCGACGCAAAGACAGGAAGCCCTCGAGGGGTCGGAGCTACTCCAGATCACACTCAAGGGAGAG GCGGCATCACAGTAGAAGTAGGGACAAACGGCGATCACGATCACGCAGCCgggacagaaagaggaaggcGAGGTCTCGCTCAGGCTCAAGAACCAAACATCGGCATCGGAGCAGAAGCCGCAGTAAGAGCAG GGAGCGAAAGAAGAGGAGCGAGAAAGTGCGCAGAAAGAGTCGAAGCCGATCTGTCAGTCCAGTTGCCTTCCGGGGCAGAAACACAGCTATGGATGCTCAAGAGGCCCTGGCCAGAAG ATTGGAAAGGGCCAAGAAGCTGCAGGAGcagaaggaaaaggaaatgttggagaaacagcagcagcaacagcaggagaTGGCTGCAG tTGCTGCCCCTCTGCTGTGTGAtacagttgctgctgctgcagcggcAGCTGCTGCCACCAACCCTGTCCTCAACGTGGCAGCCCTTCTGGCCTCTGGGACGCAGGTCACCCCACAGATTGCCATGGCAGCGCAGATGGCAGCTTTACAAGCCAAAACCTTAGCAGAAACTGGAATTGCCGTGCCCAGCTACTATAATCCCTCCGCTGTCAACCCCATGAAGTTTGCAgagcaggagaaaaagaggaagatgcTATGGCAGGGGAAGAAGGAAGGG GACAAGTCCCAAACAGCTGAATTGTGGGAAAAACTAAACTTTGGAAACAAGGACCAAAACGTCAAATTTCGCAAATTAATGGGTATTAAA GCAGATGATGATGGCGAAGCTTCAAAACCACTAAACGATGAAGGCTTGAAGACTcttcagcagcaggaggagatgTTTAGGAACCTTGACGTTCAGTATGAGATGGCCaggtcacagacacacacgcagaggGGAATGGGCCTTGGCTTCTCGTCCTCATTCTCACGCGGAATGGATGCCATCTAG
- the LOC115364932 gene encoding uncharacterized protein LOC115364932, translating into MSACTPVHLTLPRWAGGSRKIRFIYLVNLTSFRLTECPNKGPMVPLFLGADLFSNTDIRTENHPRYHAKFAKKGLATKIHFSSAFRFHGLKVPTVNNSLWFYSVQGLFRVAFELYSKHEQLAVLENFQDVWKSQIDDSPLKMSYNLSEQLDSSLSSCIADMCDKELKVQLMSRPHCQVSRELVDISGIDTGPSGDTSADHDYCSFPKESSQPEPVQLILSTLRQKLRSLEEKLSSGSQGCSDRLETVLLLLENTERYMDGKLEERDVAEIVLSLLEATSWASVYSSPLLDSMGRWLGQQFHAANNSISQKVEDFKVQHIEQISDLPPAEELATELFPEAMRTLLLHWMGLSDQSALDKRHSEYPILLLILEFANHNLITGVAHVLYSSLICK; encoded by the exons ATGTCAGCTTGTACACCTGTCCACTTAACATTACCTCGGTGGGCCGGAGGCTCCAGGAAAATTcgctttatttatttggtaaatCTAACATCGTTCAGGCTGACAGAATGTCCCAACAAG ggCCCCATGGTTCCTCTGTTTTTAGGAGCTGATCTCTTCTCTAACACTGACATTCGCACAGAGAACCATCCCAGATACCATGCCAAGTTTGCCAAGAAAGGACtggcaacaaaaatacatttttcctcAG CATTCAGGTTTCATGGGTTGAAGGTGCCAACTGTAAATAACAGCCTCTGGTTCTACAGTGTTCAAGGACTTTTTCGAGTAGCCTTTGAGTTGTACAGCAAACACGAACAGCTTGCTGTGCTGGAGAACTTCCAG gATGTGTGGAAATCCCAGATAGACGACAGCCCTTTGAAAATGAGTTACAACCTCAGTGAGCAGCTTGACTCGTCATTATCCAGTTGCATCGCCGACATGTGTGACAAAGAATTAAAGGTTCAGCTGATGTCACGTCCACATTGTCAAGTTTCCAGGGAGCTGGTGGATATAAGTGGGATTGACACTGGTCCCTCTGGTGATACCTCAGCAGATCATGATTACTGTTCTTTCCCCAAGGAGAGCTCACAACCAGAACCTGTCCAGCTAATTTTATCCACCCTGAGACAAAAATTGCGCAGCTTGGAGGAAAAACTCTCCTCTGGTAGTCAAGGCTGCTCAGACCGACTGGAGACGGTCTTGCTGCTTCTGGAGAACACTGAGCGGTATATGGATGggaagctggaggagagagatgtGGCAGAAATTGTGCTCTCGCTGCTAGAGGCCACGAGTTGGGCCTCTGTGTATTCGAGTCCCCTGCTCGACTCTATGGGACGTTGGCTGGGCCAGCAGTTTCATGCGGCCAACAACAGCATCAGCCAAAAAGTGGAGGACTTTAAAGTGCAGCATATTGAGCAGATCAGCGACCTGCcgcctgcagaggaactggccacAGAGCTGTTTCCAGAAGCCATGCGGACGCTGCTGCTTCACTGGATGGGCCTGAGCGACCAGTCTGCCCTGGACAAGAGACACAGCGAGTACCCCATCCTGCTCCTCATTCTGGAGTTTGCAAACCACAACCTCATTACTGGTGTGGCTCATGTGCTATACTCAAGTCTCATATGCAAATAG